A DNA window from Impatiens glandulifera chromosome 7, dImpGla2.1, whole genome shotgun sequence contains the following coding sequences:
- the LOC124945709 gene encoding zinc finger protein 4-like: MKLIPDINNNLDSEDESEVISTQIAASSKQSTSSSCIISNHNFPLTLDLTLQFDGPKKLEESAPRPAITRVFSCNYCRRKFYSSQALGGHQNAHKRERTIAKRAMRMGMWSDRYASLASLPLHGSAFRSLGIEAHASNHHERAVQVNSSARGGAKFEQSYPGLPIFMEDHDETGLFWPGSFHRTRHVGFVGDVGNQTVQPSTDSSIPDLTLKL, encoded by the coding sequence ATGAAGCTAATACCAGACATAAACAACAATTTAGATTCAGAAGATGAATCCGAAGTCATCAGCACCCAAATTGCAGCTTCCTCAAAACAAAGCACTTCAAGTTCTTGCATTATTTCCAATCATAATTTCCCTCTTACCCTTGATCTAACACTTCAATTCGATGGCCCAAAGAAACTCGAAGAATCAGCTCCTCGTCCTGCGATCACAAGGGTATTTTCGTGTAACTATTGTAGGCGAAAGTTTTATAGTTCACAAGCTCTCGGGGGACACCAAAACGCTCATAAGAGAGAAAGGACAATTGCGAAAAGGGCGATGAGAATGGGAATGTGGTCGGATCGGTATGCCAGCCTAGCGTCTCTTCCGCTACATGGGTCCGCTTTCCGATCACTTGGGATCGAGGCACATGCCTCGAACCACCATGAAAGGGCGGTGCAAGTTAATTCGAGTGCTAGAGGTGGGGCTAAGTTCGAACAAAGCTATCCCGGTTTGCCTATATTCATGGAAGATCATGATGAGACCGGTTTGTTTTGGCCTGGAAGTTTTCATCGGACGAGACATGTGGGATTCGTTGGAGATGTGGGGAATCAAACGGTGCAACCTTCGACAGATTCTTCGATACCAGACCTTACTTTAAAACTTTGA